One stretch of Roseimicrobium sp. ORNL1 DNA includes these proteins:
- the trpB gene encoding tryptophan synthase subunit beta, with protein sequence MSAPATSALPDAHGHFGQYGGMFVPETLMAALTELTHEYERARKDPAFQAELDRLLGEYVGRPTPLYFAERWTKELGGAKIYLKREDLLHTGAHKINNALGQALLAIRLGKKRIIAETGAGQHGVATATVCAKFNLECVIYMGSVDMERQALNVARMRFLGAKVVPVTAGQATLKEAVNEAMRDWVTNVRTTHYILGSALGSHPFPMIVRDFHRVIGVEARRQILEREERLPDLLVACVGGGSNSIGLFHPFLDDKDVRMVGVEAGGEGIKPEKHAARFQGGRLGVLQGTKTWLLANEDGQIQLTHSVSAGLDYPAIGPEHAYLHDQGRVEYAYATDDETLDAFQALSKFEGIIPALESAHAMAHVKKIAPTMKKDEIILANLSGRGDKDVASAARHVFGESMNF encoded by the coding sequence ATGAGCGCCCCCGCAACTTCCGCCCTGCCAGATGCCCACGGCCACTTCGGCCAGTATGGAGGCATGTTCGTCCCGGAAACTCTCATGGCGGCTCTGACGGAACTGACCCACGAATACGAGCGCGCCCGGAAGGACCCCGCCTTCCAGGCCGAGCTCGACCGCCTGCTGGGCGAGTACGTGGGCCGTCCGACGCCGCTGTACTTTGCGGAGCGCTGGACCAAGGAACTCGGCGGCGCCAAGATCTACCTGAAGCGCGAAGACCTGCTGCACACCGGCGCTCACAAGATCAACAATGCTCTCGGCCAGGCCCTGCTCGCCATCCGTCTGGGCAAGAAGCGCATCATCGCGGAGACCGGCGCCGGCCAGCATGGCGTGGCCACGGCCACCGTCTGTGCCAAGTTCAATCTCGAGTGCGTCATCTACATGGGCAGCGTGGACATGGAGCGCCAGGCGCTGAATGTCGCGCGCATGCGTTTCCTCGGCGCGAAGGTCGTGCCGGTGACTGCCGGCCAGGCCACGTTGAAAGAAGCCGTGAACGAGGCGATGCGCGACTGGGTGACCAATGTGCGCACCACGCACTACATCCTCGGCAGCGCGCTGGGCTCGCATCCCTTCCCCATGATCGTGCGTGATTTTCATCGCGTGATTGGCGTTGAGGCACGTCGTCAGATTCTGGAGCGTGAAGAACGCCTGCCGGATCTTCTGGTCGCCTGCGTGGGCGGTGGCAGCAACAGCATCGGCCTCTTCCATCCCTTCCTGGATGACAAGGATGTCCGCATGGTCGGCGTGGAAGCCGGCGGTGAAGGCATCAAGCCGGAGAAGCATGCCGCGCGTTTCCAAGGTGGACGTCTCGGCGTGCTGCAAGGCACGAAGACCTGGCTGCTGGCCAATGAGGACGGCCAGATCCAGCTCACCCACTCCGTGAGCGCCGGACTGGACTATCCCGCCATCGGCCCGGAGCATGCTTATCTCCATGACCAAGGCCGTGTGGAATATGCGTATGCCACGGATGACGAGACTCTCGATGCCTTCCAGGCGCTGTCCAAATTCGAGGGTATCATCCCTGCGCTCGAAAGCGCGCATGCCATGGCCCATGTGAAGAAGATCGCTCCGACAATGAAGAAGGACGAAATCATCCTCGCGAATCTCAGCGGTCGTGGAGACAAGGACGTGGCCTCCGCCGCGCGCCATGTCTTCGGCGAAAGCATGAACTTCTAA